In Dermacentor silvarum isolate Dsil-2018 chromosome 2, BIME_Dsil_1.4, whole genome shotgun sequence, the following proteins share a genomic window:
- the LOC119442882 gene encoding leucine-rich repeats and immunoglobulin-like domains protein 1 — protein MPTTDSATGGTTFTSASHEEVNLNCTFVTPLLDCRGEQTHLPLLPLLTEKLLKAVQSGSPVTTLFLAIESLGSLENGSMALENIQKLHIVRSDISTVLPGAFVKAATLHALDLSENKLALVPSSALQDLSSLTSLNLSNNYITELTEDTFKNIHSLKSLSLERNEVSSISVGTFFHMEHLEDLNLSHNKLTAFDSSAFGKTALKILKLSSNHLASVSLENSLEFLEHLYLDHNRLNSATMKLVLPSLTTLNVSYNTLDKPKFDSLASLVTLSISSNPLTMLSRSWLEPLHKLEILDASCCKLKRLDSQSLSGIGSLRLLNVSGNQISFVDSTAFVGLYSLTTVDLSNNALTYINQNHTADLGLLEHIDLSENSIEYIFAGAFAHSPRLRSINLNGNFLDCGCELRGFGNFLKHGNFSEETLSSAVCDDKSRISEFDFDTLGCPTESVQTTQVLPSTTTLPEISTAATSELNATKHTTMVPFNGHLTLVHVEQDNDKLSVTWNAHSTSDRLDKLQCLLTVVIIGEKTRTNLPGPCPPSLHNRTFHIFITKPGAKFEVCLLAFRNGTEVARSCSILNTTDIKTSTPVAVPTTGLVNTTLPYERTTAVAFNETSAVTTEMEIQTPSQKAEDGEFLHRLNFRSRLSAQKQLIIRWNFLPPFPTKSKCRFNVTVLCDKDLLTQTEAPCYTAGQVMVARISEDSDYDVCFSQLVLNIPADCHEIVPAKLASNTDIAVGAAATGSRRETRIPVALLIMIAALALIAILAIALFIHRRLRKRAIARRKVGESVFHLQMNRRSGTYMVQDATEARTTLTTSVSQDGTKMSQRASSIDEL, from the exons ATGCCTACTACAGACTCTGCAACTGGTGGTACCACCTTCACTTCAGCATCACATGAAGAAGTCAACCTCAACTGCACTTTCGTCACCCCCTTACTGGACTGTCGTGGTGAGCAGACGCATCTCCCACTTTTACCACTTCTGACTGAGAAGCTTTTGAAAGCGGTGCAAAGTGGTAGCCCAGTTACAACACTTTTCTTGGCCATTGAATCACTTGGCTCCCTTGAAAATGGCTCTATGGCTTTAGAAAACATACAGAAGCTGCACATTGTCAGGAGTGACATTTCCACTGTGCTGCCAGGTGCATTTGTGAAAGCAGCAACCCTTCATGCCCTTGACCTATCTGAGAACAAGCTGGCATTAGTGCCGAGCAGTGCACTGCAAGACCTCTCCAGCCTGACATCACTAAATCTATCGAACAACTATATCACAGAGCTGACTGAAGACACCTTCAAGAACATCCACAGTCTCAAGAGCTTGTCGCTTGAGAGAAATGAAGTCTCGTCAATCTCTGTGGGAACTTTCTTCCACATGGAACATTTGGAAGATCTCAACTTGTCGCATAACAAGCTAACTGCATTCGACTCAAGTGCATTCGGTAAAACAGCACTTAAAATCTTGAAGCTCAGCTCTAACCACCTCGCATCAGTTTCTTTGGAGAATTCCCTTGAATTCCTCGAGCATCTTTACCTTGACCACAACCGTCTCAACAGTGCAACAATGAAACTTGTTCTGCCAAGCCTTACCACATTAAATGTCAGCTACAACACCTTGGATAAACCAAAATTTGACTCACTGGCTTCACTTGTGACCTTATCAATATCTAGCAACCCACTGACAATGCTCTCAAGGAGCTGGCTGGAGCCCCTGCACAAGCTTGAAATTCTGGATGCGAGTTGCTGCAAGCTCAAGAGACTTGATAGCCAGTCTTTATCAGGAATTGGAAGTCTAAGGTTGCTTAATGTCAGTGGCAATCAAATTTCCTTTGTAGACTCAACAGCATTTGTGGGACTGTACTCACTTACTACAGTCGACTTATCAAACAATGCACTTACTTACATCAACCAGAACCACACTGCAGACCTGGGACTGCTGGAGCATATTGACTTGTCAGAAAACAGCATAGAATACATTTTTGCTGGAGCCTTTGCCCACAGTCCACGCTTAAGAAGCATTAACCTCAATG GAAATTTTCTGGACTGTGGCTGCGAACTTCGTGGCTTCGGCAACTTTCTGAAGCATGGAAACTTTTCAGAAGAAACTCTGTCTTCAGCTGTATGTGATGATAAGTCGCGCATCAGTGAATTTGACTTTGATACACTTGGGTGCCCTACAGAGAGTGTGCAAACTACTCAAGTCTTGCCTTCGACAACTACCTTGCCGGAAATCAGCACAGCTGCAACCTCAGAACTGAATGCCACAAAACACACAACAATGGTGCCATTTAATGGCCATCTTACATTAGTACATGTGGAACAAGATAATGACAAACTCTCTGTTACATGGAATGCACATAGTACTAGCGATCGTCTTGATAAACTGCAGTGCTTACTAACTGTCGTCATTATTGGAGAAAAGACACGCACCAACTTACCTGGTCCCTGTCCTCCAAGCTTGCACAATAGAACATTCCACATCTTTATCACTAAGCCTGGAGCGAAGTTCGAAGTGTGCTTGCTAGCTTTCAGAAATGGAACAGAAGTGGCTCGCAGTTGTAGCATCCTTAACACAACTGACATCAAGACATCAACACCAGTGGCAGTACCTACAACAGGTCTAGTGAATACAACACTACCTTATGAGAGAACTACAGCTGTTGCCTTTAATGAAACGTCAGCAGTAACAACAGAGATGGAAATTCAGACACCATCGCAGAAGGCAGAAGACGGCGAGTTCCTGCATCGCCTCAATTTTCGCAGTCGCCTTTCAGCACAGAAGCAGCTCATCATTCGGTGGAATTTCCTGCCTCCTTTTCCCACCAAGTCAAAGTGTCGTTTCAACGTAACAGTGCTCTGTGACAAGGATCTGCTGACACAGACAGAGGCACCCTGCTACACTGCTGGTCAAGTGATGGTGGCGCGCATCAGTGAGGACAGCGATTATGATGTCTGCTTCAGCCAGCTGGTTCTCAACATCCCTGCGGACTGTCATGAAATCGTGCCTGCAAAGCTTGCCTCCAACACTGACATTGCAGTGGGAGCTGCAGCAACTGGGAGCCGAAGAGAGACTCGCATACCCGTGGCTCTACTTATCATGATTGCTGCCTTGGCCCTGATAGCAATCCTGGCCATTGCTTTGTTCATTCACAGAAGACTCAGGAAACGAGCCATAGCACGCAGGAAGGTGGGAGAAAGTGTGTTCCATTTGCAGATGAATCGTCGCTCGGGAACTTACATGGTCCAAGACGCAACTGAGGCACGAACCACGCTTACTACTTCAGTGTCCCAAGATGGGACGAAGATGTCACAAAGAGCATCGTCTATAGATGAACTGTGA